In Ctenopharyngodon idella isolate HZGC_01 chromosome 2, HZGC01, whole genome shotgun sequence, the following are encoded in one genomic region:
- the LOC127498416 gene encoding E3 ubiquitin-protein ligase RNF31, with translation MASLSDQLEEVRVNAEGSLSTPGSAQEMRAGVAAMANIPLPPSSKYRNIAAESMLTENGCGNNRNESLSLLQKLSTALNILEKYGSNLTNPNRPKYWRTVKHNNPVFRTTVDSIQGGRAVLNLYGYTNQQHDGLSFPDDVVQPDVGKVASVTLEVMCLRMELDMLIKGTHPHPEFFERLIPSLTVQDDEGISTDAVTFSPSEKPWEKQPPLSLSTPSQPKSPFSQGLALSSLVPSKQTENCTICGIFPVSAHCPTCTQRLCTECDRLYHSHSGRSTHIRIPVTSSKATKRLSSSLSTWQCKYCTTVNTMQQVLCETCERPRLSSSAPSLQEEPSQPSTISEWQCKSCTVVNAGSSILCEVCDRPRLATRPPVAPSRPTPSATGLLDSQWVCQFCTYVNHTPSTVCEMCLSKSEPAPSPSKPLPLSPVKDVTPLSATPKVMPTEDPDLKRQRLMREEGLKLIQLIREGEKKGVSPEEVYTSMCVSGNSNVTPYDWLKAELPHVLDEICVMAVSCQQEPNAQTNSSGGNDGQDGQKSNAVPLSRAEAKRAWLAAGGNNEKAVGQALRDRRVKVKELGSLGFNDVSRCEEALRQSGGDVRGALVLLQRPLLEPFHQRMWSDEPEPPIDINHPDKQHVCRRLLAVFELPSWGRCELVLSLLRDPSATYTLEDVVQAVRESPDRDFIRRVLNKECPICLSVFPHSKMQSLTSCQCSVCCGCFKQHFTIAVRDKHIRDMVCPVCTEPDINDPEHLNSYFSTLDIQLRDCLEADVYDLFHKKLTEQALIKDPKFLWCSHCSYGFIYDGDQLKVTCMQCRKSFCAQCKKPWEPQHVGLSCEQFQLWKRENDPEYQRQGLAGYLRDNGITCPNCRFQYALARGGCMHFSCSQCRYQFCSGCNNPFHSKCAVNQCTVTGLHAHHPRDCLFYLRDWEPARLQALLQKKGVNFNTDTATGAQTGVCGVIEQKDEGPRPTDSPCGAQTQPGQAGLCEKHYREYLVSLINGHSIDPALLYAHDELIVACRRYHVDVTQGEGEDERAYFARLLKKLMDDVPLGDKVLRKK, from the exons ATGGCCTCTCTCAGTGATCAGCTGGAGGAGGTGAGGGTAAATGCGGAAGGTAGCTTATCTACTCCAGGTTCTGCCCAGGAGATGAGGGCAGGGGTGGCAGCCATGGCCAACATCCCTCTCCCACCCTCCAGCAAATATCGCAACATAGCTGCTGAAAGCATGCTGACAGAGAACGGTTGTGGAAATAACAGGAATGAG TCCCTCAGCCTCCTGCAGAAACTTTCCACTGCTCTTAACATCTTGGAGAAGTATGGCTccaatcttaccaaccccaacaGGCCGAAGTACTGGCGTACAGTCAAGCACAACAACCCTGTCTTCAGGACGACCGTAGACTCTATTCAG GGTGGCAGAGCAGTACTTAACCTGTATGGCTACACCAATCAGCAGCATGATGGCTTGAGCTTTCCTGATGATGTTGTCCAGCCAGATGTTGGCAAGGTGGCGTCGGTGACTCTTGAAGTCATGTGCCTCCGTATGGAGCTTGACATGCTAATCAAG GGTACCCATCCTCATCCAGAGTTTTTTGAAAGACTTATTCCTTCCCTCACTGTGCag GATGATGAGGGAATCAGCACAGATGCAGTCACCTTCTCTCCTAGTGAGAAACCATGGGAAAAACAACCTCCCTTATCTTTGTCTACTCCTTCTCAGCCTAAATCTCCATTCAGTCAAGGTCTTGCTCTCTCTTCTCTAGTGCCCTCTAAACAAACAG AAAACTGCACCATATGTGGCATCTTTCCAGTGTCTGCTCACTGCCCCACCTGCACTCAGCGGCTGTGCACAGAATGTGACCGGCTGTATCACTCCCATTCAGGACGGTCCACACACATCAGGATCCCTGTGACTTCCTCAAAAGCCACAAAACGGCTCAG CTCATCACTGTCAACATGGCAGTGTAAATACTGCACTACTGTAAATACGATGCAGCAGGTTTTGTGTGAAACCTGTGAACGACCTCGTCTGTCCTCTTCTGCTCCATCTCTACAGGAGGAGCCATCACAGCCTTCTACAATATCTG AGTGGCAGTGTAAAAGCTGCACAGTGGTGAATGCAGGCAGCAGCATTCTATGCGAGGTGTGTGATCGCCCCCGTCTGGCCACCCGACCTCCTGTCGCACCCTCACGTCCGACCCCTTCTGCCACAGGACTACTGGACAGCCAG TGGGTTTGCCAGTTTTGTACGTACGTCAATCACACGCCATCAACCGTATGCGAAATGTGTCTTTCAAAATCAGAACCTGCCCCATCACCCTCTAAGCCCCTCCCACTCTCACCGGTCAAGGACGTAACACCACTTTCAGCCACACCTAAAGTCATGCCCACTGAGGACCCTGATTTGAAAAGGCAAAGACTGATGAGAGAGGAAGGGCTTAAACTTATTCAGCTCATTCGT GAGGGAGAGAAGAAAGGAGTGAGCCCAGAGGAGGTGTATACCAGTATGTGTGTGTCAGGAAACAGTAACGTAACGCCGTATGATTGGCTGAAGGCAGAGCTCCCGCATGTGCTCGATGAGATCTGCGTGATGGCTGTGTCCTGTCAGCAAGAACCCAATGCACAAACAAATTCTTCAGGGGGGAACGATGGCCAGGATGGACAAAAGAGCAATGCTGTGCCCTTGTCCAGAGCAGAAGCCAAACGGGCCTGGCTGGCAGCAGGGGGCAATAATGAGAAGGCTGTCGGACAGGCTCTCAGAGACCGCAGAGTTAAA gTAAAAGAGCTTGGCTCTCTGGGCTTTAATGATGTGTCCCGCTGTGAGGAAGCCCTGAGGCAGAGCGGAGGGGATGTGAGGGGGGCTCTCGTCCTGCTACAGCGCCCTTTACTGGAGCCATTCCATCAGCGCATGTGGAGCGACGAACCAGAGCCCCCCATTGACATTAACCATCCGGATAAACAG CATGTTTGCCGTAGACTGCTAGCGGTGTTTGAGCTGCCCAGCTGGGGGCGCTGTGAGCTGGTTCTGTCTTTGCTGCGGGACCCTTCAGCTACATACACACTGGAGGACGTGGTTCAGGCCGTGCGTGAATCACCTGACCGGGACTTCATTCGCCGCGTGCTGAACAAGGAATGCCCCATCTGCCTGTCGGTTTTTCCCCACAGCAAG atgCAGTCGCTGACATCGTGCCAGTGCTCTGTGTGCTGTGGATGTTTCAAGCAGCATTTCACCATAGCGGTGAGGGACAAGCACATCAGAGACATGGTGTGTCCTGTCTGCACAGAGCCTGACATCAATGACCCTGAGCACCTTAACAGCTACTTCTCCACTCTGGACATACAG CTCAGGGATTGTCTTGAAGCAGACGTGTATGATCTCTTCCACAAGAAGCTGACTGAGCAGGCTCTCATCAAGGACCCCAAGTTCCTGTGGTGCAGCCAT TGCTCATATGGTTTCATCTATGATGGCGATCAACTCAAGGTCACCTGTATGCAGTGCAGGAAAAGCTTCTGCGCTCAATGCAAAAAACCG TGGGAGCCGCAGCATGTGGGGCTCTCATGTGAGCAGTTTCAGCTGTGGAAGCGAGAGAATGACCCTGAGTACCAGAGGCAGGGTTTGGCCGGATACCTGCGTGACAATGGGATCA CTTGTCCTAACTGTAGGTTCCAGTATGCTCTGGCCAGGGGCGGCTGTATGCACTTCAGTTGTTCCCAGTGCAGGTATCAGTTCTGCAGTGGATGTAACAACCCCTTCCACTCA AAGTGTGCAGTGAACCAGTGTACTGTGACAGGTCTGCATGCCCATCACCCCAGAGACTGCCTCTTCTACCTCCGAGACTGGGAGCCTGCCAGGCTTCAGGCCTTGctgcag AAAAAGGGGGTGAACTTCAATACTGACACTGCAACAGGAGCACAGACTG GTGTGTGCGGAGTGATTGAGCAGAAAGATGAAGGGCCTCGTCCGACTGATTCGCCATGTGGGGCTCAGACTCAGCCGGGACAGGCAGGACTCTGCGA GAAGCATTATCGAGAATACCTTGTCAGCCTCATTAATGGACATTCTATCGACCCCGCCCTCCTTTACGCTCATGATGAGCTGATTGTGGCCTGCAGGAGATACCATGTGGATGTCACACAGGGGGAAGGAGAAGACGAGAGAGCATACTTTGCCAGACTGCTTAAG AAACTCATGGATGACGTGCCTCTGGGTGACAAGGTCCTTCGCAAGAAGTGA
- the buc gene encoding bucky ball, which yields MEGINNTSQSMGVGQPHHPVNHTRPFFYVQPPSQPYFMYQWPMNPYGHYGFPGPALNFGRPYMAPYQFMQYPGYVIPHAPMQPIDYRRINPHYPSVASYDLRVRHHVQHAGMHRETACSEVQTDPSDSVNKLIDKIESLKACEQGGDKGLNTVVSSTPDVVQGEKLACLNEDSKLELASQEGKEEQVNQVTRPTTYSDSAYDAESSQGRLDECVLSDVLPLDSSSVHEEEDANEEDDQQSVADICCQNGKSAASATGNVFCSGVKSTADPTESHDFEQLQNIASTDATAVMEPLIKLSEDFDLPYQILRLPCNKTTTGLSLEREIDPLVYFDSPSTLLPPQNYLSSIGSAYSYSYYPQVTQERQSVLSPSIDELSSRDEMFSTDVEDLDLVPGHVYVGGGRLAESDVPIRSRKELLSMEKTCSVCQKTCICCGSSLQDEVGMCKMAEHGHLERSEVSDQDCEYDLEGEVRSNCESPRVSKRKCCSRHALPSCGHHCAKHRHRKLLCEGQESCDLREQARVHPKGECCEEYGALAKADKRIQKGALCRPCNERRREGVVSDQENWASCGAKPRSWRQVGGAQDQGRTPLRRPTCKTIHQQRPRSEYDDYDETEFTYCQRGRGAMKKRGTRY from the exons ATGGAAG GCATAAACAACACTTCACAATCAATGGGAGTTGGGCAACCTCACCATCCAGTAAACCACACCAGACCTTTTTTCTATGTTCAGCCACCATCTCAGCCTTATTTCATGTATCAATGGCCCATGAATCCATATGGCCACTATGGCTTTCCAGGGCCAG CTTTGAACTTTGGCCGTCCTTACATGGCCCCTTATCAGTTTATGCAGTATCCTGGGTATGTGATTCCACATGCACCCATGCAGCCAATCGATTACAGAAGAATCAACCCCCATTATCCTTCTGTTGCATCCTATGACTTGCGCGTCCGCCACCACGTTCAACACGCAGGGATGCACCGGGAGACTGCCTGTTCTGAGGTCCAAACAGATCCTAGTGATTCAGTCAACAAACTGATAGACAAAATTGAGAGTCTTAAGGCCTGTGAACAAGGTGGTGACAAGGGGCTTAACACTGTGGTCTCCTCTACCCCTGATGTAGTGCAGGGAGAGAAGTTGGCCTGTTTAAACGAAGACTCCAAGTTAGAGCTTGCCTCTCAGGAAGGCAAGGAAGAGCAGGTCAATCAGGTCACAAGGCCCACAACCTACAGCGACTCTGCGTATGATGCAGAGTCCAGCCAGGGAAGACTGGATGAATGCGTGTTGTCAGATGTGCTGCCCCTTGACAGTTCCTCTGTCCATGAGGAAGAGGATGCCAATGAGGAAGATGACCAACAGAGTGTTGCTGATATATGCTGCCAAAATGGGAAGTCTGCAGCCAGTGCAACTGGCAATGTGTTTTGTAGTGGTGTCAAAAGCACTGCAGATCCAACAGAGAGCCACGATTTTGAGCAGTTGCAGAATATAGCGTCGACTGATGCTACTGCAGTTATGGAACCTCTTATAAAGCTCTCAGAAGACTTTGACCTGCCGTATCAAATACTTCGCCTGCCCTGCAATAAGACGACAACTGGCCTCAGTCTTGAACGAGAGATTGACCCACTTGTTTACTTTGATTCTCCATCTACTCTGTTGCCGCCACAAAACTATCTCTCCTCAATTGGCAGCGCATATTCCTACAGCTACTACCCTCAGGTGACCCAAGAGCGCCAGAGCGTCTTGAGTCCATCCATAGATGAACTCTCCTCCAGAGATGAAATGTTCTCCACTGATGTGGAGGATCTTGATCTTGTTCCGGGACATGTCTATGTGGGCGGTGGCAGGCTGGCTGAAAGTGATGTGCCCATTCGTTCCCGTAAAGAGCTCTTGAGTATGGAGAAAACTTGCTCGGTCTGCCAGAAAACATGCATATGCTGTGGGTCAAGCTTGCAGGATGAGGTAGGAATGTGTAAGATGGCTGAACACGGCCATCTTGAGAGGAGTGAGGTGTCTGATCAAGATTGCGAGTATGACCTTGAAGGAGAAGTGCGGAGTAACTGCGAGTCTCCAAGAGTTTCCAAGAGGAAGTGTTGTAGTAGGCACGCACTACCCTCTTGTGGGCATCACTGTGCCAAACACCGACACAGGAAGCTGCTGTGTGAAGGCCAAGAGAGCTGTGATCTACGCGAGCAGGCTCGGGTGCATCCCAAAGGAGAGTGCTGTGAGGAGTATGGTGCTCTGGCTAAAGCAGATAAGAGAATTCAAAAGGGTGCCTTGTGCAGGCCTTGTAATG AACGACGGCGAGAGGGTGTTGTGTCTGACCAAGAGAATTGGGCAAGTTGTGGTGCCAAACCAAGGTCTTGGAGGCAAGTTGGCGGAGCTCAAGATCAAG GGAGAACTCCTTTGAGAAGGCCGACTTGTAAGACAATCCACCAGCAAAGGCCAAGAAGTGAATATGATGACTATGATGAGACCGAATTTACCTACTGCCAGAGGGGCAGAG GTGCTATGAAGAAAAGAGGCACACGATACTAA
- the rnf152 gene encoding E3 ubiquitin-protein ligase rnf152, whose amino-acid sequence MCNSHVLLSMETLSQSSRLECQICFNYFSQRRRPKLLDCQHTCCSVCLSQMRLSQREIRCPWCRYVTQIPSGLSVSYLPDDPEVLSIISLSHSSEHTPIFIHLPNNGCYLLPVPMDADGALLPGQPACRFGPKSVGVVNVSDGQSLVLGDDMGEEGMEEVKTTAWTGVCTVLLVAFILIFLLGIVLHNMSCVSKRFTIISCG is encoded by the coding sequence ATGTGCAACAGCCACGTTTTATTGTCAATGGAGACCTTGTCCCAGAGCTCCAGGCTTGAGTGCCAAATCTGTTTCAACTACTTCAGCCAACGACGCCGTCCCAAACTCCTGGACTGCCAACATACCTGCTGCTCCGTATGTCTGAGCCAGATGAGGCTCAGCCAGAGAGAGATCCGCTGTCCTTGGTGTCGCTACGTGACACAGATCCCCAGCGGGCTTTCGGTCTCATATCTTCCCGATGACCCGGAAGTACTCTCCATTATCAGTCTTTCTCATTCCTCTGAACACACCCCTATCTTTATACATTTACCTAACAATGGTTGCTACCTGCTGCCTGTCCCTATGGACGCAGATGGGGCGCTGCTGCCTGGACAACCGGCATGCCGGTTTGGCCCTAAAAGTGTTGGGGTGGTAAACGTCTCTGATGGGCAGAGCCTTGTGTTGGGAGATGACATGGGTGAGGAGGGGATGGAAGAGGTAAAGACCACAGCATGGACGGGGGTTTGCACTGTGCTACTTGTGgcgttcattttgatttttttgctgGGTATCGTGTTGCATAACATGTCCTGTGTGTCCAAACGCTTCACTATTATTTCCTGTGGATGA